The genomic window CATATTGTCTGAGAATTACAGCAAAAAACAATACCACATACAAGATCACAAGCCAATTAAGAGGGGGACGAAACAACTCACATTGGCATTAAAAGCATTAGAGTCTGAACAACCTCCCAGTGACCATATTGACAAGCTAGCATTAATGCAGTCTCGGAACAATGATAGAAGTGCTTAATTTTAGAATATGTAAATCTTGTGAAAACAAATTTTCTCCTAAAACTTCACAAAACAATTAATTAAAGTGTAAGAAATAGAGAATTCAATAATTCTTAAGGATCGACAGAACATTGCATCAAAAGACTAACAACATAACGCATCCTCAATTAAGTAATAAAACCATAATTAAAGATAAACAGGGACTGGTTATTCAATTTCACCTGTCCTCGGACGTTCTGGAGATTAATATCAACGCCAGATTCGAGCAACAGAGAGACAATCTGAATGCACAAACCATAAATAAATCTCGAATAACAACCATAAACCATGAAGTGACTAAGACATCGGGATCAAATATCAAACCGAACACTAACCGATGAACTCATTACCTCATGGTGGCCTCGTGCTGCAGAGTAATGGAGCGGCGAATTCCGGACACCAAAGGTGGAGTACCTGGCAAGCCGGGGATTGTATTCCAACAAGCCTTGGCTTCTTGGAGGTCGCCTTGCTGCCGATACCAGCCGCTCCCCGGATGCCGAGCACCCAAAGGAATTGCCCATGATGCTCAAAACTCCCATTAACCTCCAAAACAAGACCAAAATCCAAGAAATTTGGAGGAAAATCTCTCCTTTTGTTTTGGTCACAAAAACACCCTTCTTCACCTCAAAACCCAAATAATATAAGAAGAATAGATGGGAGAAGACTATCAAAATTACCACACCAATGTCAGTGGAACCCAGGACGATAGTCGACAACCTAACCCGAAaaagatcagaaaaaaaaaaaaagaatccctATTTTTCAAATGAGGGGAAAGAAACCTATTTTTCACCAGGCAAACGAGAGCCCACATCGAAATCTGCCGTCATTCGCCGACCTTGCCAATCCCCATCTCGCAAGTCGCCATCTTTCGTCGTTTCGGCCGGCGTCCGGATCAAATTTCAGCCCTAGACGCACGTCTCATTCGGAATTTACGACAAGAGAACCTACCAAAAAGAAcacaaagaaagaagaagaggcatCCCGCTTGCAAGAAGAGAGAGGGACGATCGTAACCGAATTCATTTATTTGAGAAGAAGAACAAATACCATAGAAGAGACTGGAATAAGAATGAGAAGAATCCGAAGAATAGAATAGAGAATAAGAATAACAGGAAGTAATAAagaggggaaaagaaaaaaaaggggtggAATAGTGATCAACAAtttaacttatttatttattcatttatttatttattgctgAAGGACAGAAGCGAGAAGAGGCCTGCAAGAAAGGCTTGCCTCCATGACTGGGGATGAAGGGAACCAACCAGTCTAAAGTGTCTGGTGGTGGggtttctcccttcctttctttccttctttcttccccttttcttttttatttttttctataatggATACAGGTGATTCATTTGCATTAAAAAGGAGGTTCGTTCAAAGCTTTTGCTCCTCCGTCTTTGATTTGATTCCGTGTTACGGTCTTTTGATTCTTTTGGCTGTCGGGTTGTTGGAGTGTAAGTTATAACTGCCACGAGCCTGTTTTCCTCAACGATTGGAGTCTGAGGACGCAGCGCATCAACGTATGGGCTCCTGAAATGATGTCCCTAAAAATAGAACGGGATAAATGTTGGATTGGAGGCCAGATTGAAACAGGGAGAACATGTCCTCACAATAGAATTGTTTGGAAATCAAATCCCGTCTAGTATCTACAACTTGGACTAGACTGCACGGTATCCGTTCTTCCTACAAGGGG from Elaeis guineensis isolate ETL-2024a chromosome 4, EG11, whole genome shotgun sequence includes these protein-coding regions:
- the LOC105050767 gene encoding probable E3 ubiquitin-protein ligase XBOS32 isoform X2, encoding MLSTIVLGSTDIGVVILIVFSHLFFLYYLGFEVKKGVFVTKTKGEIFLQISWILVLFWRLMGVLSIMGNSFGCSASGERLVSAARRPPRSQGLLEYNPRLARYSTFGVRNSPLHYSAARGHHEIVSLLLESGVDINLQNVRGQTICGIGL
- the LOC105050767 gene encoding probable E3 ubiquitin-protein ligase XBOS32 isoform X5, whose translation is MGVLSIMGNSFGCSASGERLVSAARRPPRSQGLLEYNPRLARYSTFGVRNSPLHYSAARGHHEIVSLLLESGVDINLQNVRGQIHRTDYLNGGTALHFAALNGHT
- the LOC105050767 gene encoding probable E3 ubiquitin-protein ligase XBOS32 isoform X3, with translation MLSTIVLGSTDIGVVILIVFSHLFFLYYLGFEVKKGVFVTKTKGEIFLQISWILVLFWRLMGVLSIMGNSFGCSASGERLVSAARRPPRSQGLLEYNPRLARYSTFGVRNSPLHYSAARGHHEIVSLLLESGVDINLQNVRGQL
- the LOC105050767 gene encoding probable E3 ubiquitin-protein ligase XBOS32 isoform X1, which codes for MLSTIVLGSTDIGVVILIVFSHLFFLYYLGFEVKKGVFVTKTKGEIFLQISWILVLFWRLMGVLSIMGNSFGCSASGERLVSAARRPPRSQGLLEYNPRLARYSTFGVRNSPLHYSAARGHHEIVSLLLESGVDINLQNVRGQIHRTDYLNGGTALHFAALNGHT
- the LOC105050767 gene encoding probable E3 ubiquitin-protein ligase XBOS32 isoform X4; this encodes MLSTIVLGSTDIGVVILIVFSHLFFLYYLGFEVKKGVFVTKTKGEIFLQISWILVLFWRLMGVLSIMGNSFGCSASGERLVSAARRPPRSQGLLEYNPRLARYSTFGVRNSPLHYSAARGHHEIVSLLLESGVDINLQNVRGQF